One Salvia splendens isolate huo1 chromosome 22, SspV2, whole genome shotgun sequence DNA segment encodes these proteins:
- the LOC121786485 gene encoding protodermal factor 1-like, whose protein sequence is MQLRRLVILFALIGVVSGFEFEDQKNFFYSDPNTISYTPPATSTPSPANWGRHASTPSSPGGSGYYHSPPRSTLSPPSTPSVAVPSPPSDPTSPPYTCTYWKKHPSAIWGWWGSVGNAFGVSNIPGMGAKMNLLQALSNTRTDGYGEICRQGTAALLNSMIDAKFPYTSAQVRDAFTAALASSDAAAAQARLFKLANEAKTYPKL, encoded by the exons ATGCAACTACGCCGTTTAGTGATTCTGTTTGCCTTGATTGGTGTGGTGAGTGGGTTTGAGTTTGAGGATCAGAAGAACTTCTTCTACTCTGATCCAAACACAA TTTCATACACCCCTCCAGCAACTTCAACACCTTCTCCGGCTAACTGGGGCCGCCACGCCTCCACTCCGTCATCACCCGGAGGAAGCGGATACTACCACTCTCCCCCAAGATCCACATTGAGCCCGCCATCTACACCTAGTGTTGCAGTACCGTCACCACCTTCTGATCCGACCTCGCCACCTTATACCTGCAC GTACTGGAAGAAGCACCCGAGTGCGATATGGGGGTGGTGGGGATCGGTGGGGAACGCGTTTGGCGTGAGCAACATTCCCGGGATGGGAGCGAAGATGAACCTGCTGCAGGCGCTCTCCAACACGCGAACAGACGGTTACGGTGAAATCTGCAGACAGGGCACGGCTGCGCTGCTGAATTCCATGATCGATGCCAAGTTCCCTTACACGTCCGCGCAGGTCAGGGATGCATTCACGGCGGCGCTCGCCTCCAGCGACGCCGCGGCAGCTCAGGCGCGCCTCTTCAAGCTCGCTAATGAGGCCAAAACCTATCCCAAACTCTGA